Proteins from one Hoplias malabaricus isolate fHopMal1 chromosome 2, fHopMal1.hap1, whole genome shotgun sequence genomic window:
- the inab gene encoding internexin neuronal intermediate filament protein, alpha b, whose amino-acid sequence MSYGADLYSSSGASSSSFSSSSYRKIFGESPRYSSSPSRMSGSRSGYRSASLSRSGAPVLSAGYKRSVVGAGSGSRALYSSPFMSDAFDFSQSAALNNEFKIIRTNEKEQMQGLNDRFAVFIEKVRHLEQHNKALEGELATLRQRQTEPSRLAELYTQEIRELRAQLEEAHGEKNQMMLERDGAEEELQKLHARFEDEARARDDAERSLKAFRKDVDDASLARLDLEKKVEALLDEIAFLRRAHDEEVAELTSAAQASAQACVEVDASVLPDLTSALKEIRGQYEAMASRNLQSAEEWYKSKFADLSEQASRSSEAVRAGREELTECRRQLQAKTIETESLRGTNESLERQIREMEDRHNLEIISFQEAVGELENELRSTKSEMARHLREYQDLLNVKMALDIEIAAYRKLLEGEETRIGTGIPYPISSSISSGQSYSFQSRVYTGSSKTVKKEGKEDEDKKQQEQSTKSDNNASKKGEKQESGEVNATNQKN is encoded by the exons ATGAGCTACGGAGCGGACCTGTATTCCTCCTCCGgcgcctcctcctcctccttctcctcttctTCCTACCGGAAGATTTTCGGGGAGTCCCCGCGGTACTCGTCCTCTCCGTCCAGGATGAGCGGCTCGAGGAGCGGCTACCGGTCTGCGTCGCTGTCCCGCAGCGGAGCTCCGGTTCTGAGCGCCGGGTATAAGCGCTCAGTAGTGGGCGCCGGCTCGGGCTCACGCGCCCTCTATTCCTCGCCGTTTATGTCGGACGCTTTCGACTTCTCGCAGAGCGCGGCGCTCAACAACGAGTTCAAGATCATCCGCACCAACGAGAAGGAGCAGATGCAGGGCCTCAACGACCGCTTCGCCGTCTTCATCGAGAAGGTGCGTCACCTGGAGCAGCACAACAAGGCGCTGGAGGGCGAGCTCGCCACGCTGCGCCAGCGCCAGACCGAGCCCTCGCGCCTCGCCGAGCTCTACACGCAGGAGATCCGCGAGCTGCGCGCACAGCTGGAGGAGGCGCACGGCGAGAAGAACCAGATGATGCTGGAGCGCGACGGCGCCGAGGAGGAGCTGCAAAAGCTGCACGCGCGCTTTGAGGACGAGGCACGCGCGCGCGACGATGCCGAGCGCTCGCTCAAGGCTTTCCGCAAGGACGTGGACGACGCGTCCCTCGCGCGCCTCGACCTGGAGAAAAAGGTGGAGGCGCTGCTCGATGAGATCGCCTTCCTGCGGCGCGCGCACGACGAGGAGGTGGCCGAGCTCACGAGCGCCGCGCAGGCCTCAGCGCAGGCGTGCGTGGAGGTGGACGCGTCGGTTCTGCCCGACCTCACCTCCGCGCTCAAGGAGATCCGCGGGCAGTACGAGGCGATGGCCTCGCGCAACCTGCAGTCCGCGGAGGAGTGGTACAAGTCCAAGTTCGCGGACCTCAGCGAGCAGGCCAGCCGCAGCAGCGAGGCGGTGCGCGCCGGCCGCGAGGAGCTCACCGAATGCCGCCGCCAGCTCCAGGCCAAGACCATCGAAACCGAGAGTCTCCGCGGCACCAACGAGAGCCTGGAGCGCCAGATCCGCGAGATGGAGGACCGCCACAACCTCGAGATCATCAGCTTCCAG GAGGCGGTTGGAGAGCTGGAGAACGAGCTGAGGAGCACTAAGAGCGAGATGGCTCGTCACCTGAGGGAATACCAAGACCTGCTGAATGTCAAGATGGCACTGGACATTGAGATCGCGGCTTACAG GAAACTGCTGGAAGGTGAGGAGACCCGCATTGGTACGGGAATCCCCTACCCCATTTCCAGCTCTATTTCCAGTGGCCAGAGCTACAGCTTCCAGAGCCGTGTTTACACCGGCTCCAGCAAGACTGTCAAGAAGGAGGGGAAAGAGGACGAGGACAAGAAGCAGCAGGAGCAGAGCACCAAGTCTGATAACAATGCCTCCAAGAAGGGTGAAAAGCAAGAATCTGGAGAAGTCAACGCTACCAACCAGAAGAACTAA